A stretch of DNA from bacterium:
GCCGACGCAACCATCGCGAACACCAATCCGGCGAACCACATCGTCTCCCGGAACCTCGCACGGTCGGACTCCCGCATTGCCTCAACCAGAGCGGCCATCGCCTCGGCCTTGATGCGTTCGGCCTGAGCCTCCACGAATCCCTCTGTGACCGTCATCGCTTGACCCCCTCGAAGACTTCTCGCTTTTTGCGGGGAGGTGCTGGTCTGACCTCCATCCTATATGCCAACCGCTGTAACGGCTGTTCCCTTCGACTCTGCTACCCAGCACGATCGGAACAACGCCCCGGTGCTTGGCGGTCGGTAACGTATCGCGGGGGTGTGACGTGTTCAACCCTGTTCCACCCCTGCTGGTCGTGCCCGTCTCCTACGGGTGCTTCGCCTCCCTATAGGGGACGGGAAGCGCTTGCCGGACCCGGCCGGTTCCTCCGGGCATCCGTCCGCAACGAGGCCCATGCCTGGCGATGGGATCGCCGTCACTGCTGCCGTGGTAACAGCCGGGGCCCGCGTGTCATGGTTGTCAACGTCCGGTGAATACCGAGCACGTTCTCGCAGCATCGGCCGGTTCAGGTGCTTGGCAACGGGCAACGTATCGCGGGGATGTGACATGTTCAACCCCCCTGTTCCCACCCCTCCATTCCGTGCCGGTCTCCCAGGGTGGCACTATCCCCGTCTCTGGGGAAAGGGGCGCTAGCCCGACTCGGCCAGTTCCTCCGGGGCCGCGGCAGGGTGCGCCAGGCCGTCGCTGTCGGGTGCGCCGGTCAGGGCCGGTTTGGGGGTGCGGGTCTTGAGATCCTCGATGCGGTCCAGCGTCCGCTCCAGCTTCCGTTGCCGGGTGGTCGTCAGCTCCCCGAACGCGGAGTTGAGACGGCCCAGGTGGCGCTCCGCCAGTTCGACCTTCGCCACGTAGCGGCCCCATTCCTCGGCGAAGACGGTCAGGTGGTCGAGTATCTCCTGGGAGGACCGCTCCAGGGCGATGGTGTCCATCGCCTGGCGCACCAGCGAGACCATCCCGAACAGCGTGAAGGGGGAGCACACCACCACCCGCACCGACAGCGCTTGGTCCAGCAGTTGCGCGTGGTGCTCGTGGATGAAGGCGTAGACCCGCTCGTTGGGAACGAACATCAGGACGAACCCGACCGTGCTGATCGACTCGCGGTAGGCATCGCGCCGGGATGTCTCCAGGATGTGGCGCCACACCGCCCTCCCGAAGTCCTTGACCGCGGCCTCCTCCTCGTCGGGCGTTCCGGCCTCCAGGTAGCGGACGTAGGCCTCCAGGGGGAACTTCACGTCCATGTGGAGGAGCCGCCCGTCCGGTAGGTCGAAGCTGAAGTCGGGCCGGGTGCCGGCGCTGGTGGTCAACTGCTTGCGGTAGTTCACCCCCTCGATCAGCCCGGCCGAACGCAGGATGTCGTCGGCCATCCGCTCTCCCCACTGACCCCTGGCCTGAGAGTTCCCGAGGATGTCGTTGAGCCGCTGGGTGGAGTCGAGCAGCCGGCTCTGCTGGTCGGCGGCGTTGCGCAGGCTCTCGGTGAGGCCCTCGTGCTGGGCGGCCCGGTCCTTCTGGAGCTCGGCCACCAGCCCCCGGATGCCGGACAGCTCCTCGTTGACCCTGGCGACCAGCGGCTCCCACTTGGTGTCGAAGACGTCACGCTCGCGGGCGATCTCGGCGTGGCCGGTCCGGATCTCGGCCCGGCCGGTCTCGAGATGGGTCTGGAACGCCTGCCCGGTCACCCGCACCACCTGCTCCACCAGCGCGTTGGGATCCACTGCCAGCTCCGGGCCACGACCCCGCCGCCGGGCCAGGGCCAATCCCACCCCCGCCCCGAGGGCGCCGGCGAGAACAAGACCGAGAATGACGGTGATGATGTCCATGCCCGGCATGGTAAGGGCGGGGTGTGACACATTCCGGGATTGCCCCCGCTTCGACGCCGCGACCCCACCGGTTCCCTCCGTGCTGTGATGCCACCCGGCCACGGTCAGCAGCCCGTCATGGCTGCTTGTTATATTCTGAGAATGATGACAGAATGACAAAATCTTCTGCCATAGACCAACCAATAGAATAAGAGGATTGATATATAGTACGTATGTTGGACGGTCACAGCTCAGGACAGGATGTCGACAACGGTGTGCTGGCGAGACGAATCTGTAGAATCGAGAAGTGAAGGAGAGAGCACGTGACCGCGCAGTTCGTTGATTGGGGAACACTCCTCACGCTGCTGGGTCTGCTGGGCAGTGTCGTGGGTCTGGCGGTGGGGCTCCTCTGGCGTGCGATAGCCGCGCAGATGAAGATGCTGCACGAGCGCTTCGACAAGCAGGACGGGCGTTTCGACAAACAGGACAACGACATGGCTGAGTTGAGGTCGGACGTGGGGGAGTTGAAGACGGACATGGCAGTGGTGAAGAACGATCTCGGGCATGTGAAGAACGATCTCGGCCAGCTGAGAGACGATTTTGGCCATCTCCGGTCTCGCTACGATCGGATGGACGACAACATCGTCCAGATCATGCGCGACCTCGGTCGGTTGGAGGGCGGGCAGCGGAGTGCCTCCCCGAAGGAGAAGATCGGCGCCGGCGGCTCGTAGGGCCCAAGGACAGGGTCCGGTCCGCAGCAGTTAACCAGCGCTCAGGCTTGTCCGGTCATAGCTCCGATCGCCTCCCCTAGTGGTCTGTCTGTGTAATGGCGGTGTGGTATGGCGAGGCAGCGACGGGGCGCCGATGGCCGCCAGAGCACCCGGTTGTTTCGCAGACAGACCACTAGCTTCCCATGTGTTCGGGGACCATCCGCCGGAGCTGGAGGCATCCTCCAGGATTCCTAGCTCCAGCTAGGCCGACGGCGGTCTGGGACCAGAGTCGTCGCATTCCGGATACAACGGCCTATCTGGTCGAGATGTAATGGCGAACATGTGACAATGTAATTTTTCCCATCAATTTCAGACGTATCGTTAACAAGATAACACTATCGTCATGGCAATAGGCAGAGGGACCGGTCGGTTGGGGGCCACACTGACCGCGTCTCTCGACGCCCTTCTTGAACGCCCGTAGTAAGGAGTGAGCTAATGGATGTAGGGCTGGCATGGCTATTTCTCCTGAGCCTGATCGGGGTGATCTTCGTGATCGTGCTGCCCGACAGGATGACGTTGAAGTCCTCGGAGCACCGCATCGAAAGGCTGGAGGAGAAACTGTCGGACTTGCAGCGCGACCTGTGGGACTTGCAGTCGGACGTGCGGTCTATGCGGGTGGATGTGTCGACACTTGAGAGGGGCCAGGCGAGGTTGGACGACAGGGTTCCCGAGATGAGTTCGGCCCTCCGGAACCTGAAGGTCGACTTGGCGTCTGTCAAGAGGTGGTCTTAGCCACACGAACCGCGCCCGGAGAGCTTCGACCACGAGAGGCCGTCAAAGCCGTCTCGATCCTTGGCTAGGCGGAGGTCGGGTTGACCTAGTCCGTTTCCGATTGTGAGGGCCGCTCCAGCTGGTTGGTGCGGGCCGTTCCTGCCGGGCGGCTGTAAGCACTGCCTGAGGTTGGTCCGCCCCGCAGGCCTCCCGCAGCGGCCCCCGACCACACGTATATATATGTGCAGGAGGAACCGGCCACACGCCTGACCGCCCCGATCCACAAGCAACTCCGCAGCGCGCAGCCCCGGATCGCAACCCCGCCGACCCCATTACCTCACGCGCCACGAACCGGCCAACCGACACTCGGGGTACCCTTCCAAACACGATGTCAGCTCCGGCCACCACCGCCCCCGCATCCCCGCTCCTCGGGCCCTCCGTTTCCCCGCGGACGATCGACTCCTTCCTGCGGGCGGTCCCCTCCGTGGACGAGGTGGGCGTGGCGGAGCGGGCCGGCGCCCTGTCCACCCGTTCGGTGAAGCGGGAGTCCAAGCTGGCGGCGCTCGACCTGGCCATCCGGATGTGCGACCTGACCACCCTGGAGGGCCGGGACACCCCCGGCAAGGTCATCCAGCTGGCCTCCAAGGCGATCCGCCCGGATCCCACCGATCCCTCCATCCCCCCGGTGGCCGCCCTCTGCGTCTATCCCAACATGGTGCCCCACGCCGTCAAGGCCCTCGCCGGAAGCGGCAGCGGCGTGGCCGTGGCGTCGGTGGCCACCTACTTCCCGTCCGGCCAGGCCCCCCTGGAGGTCAAGACCGGCGAAACCGCCTGGGCGGTAGCCGCCGGCGCCACCGAGATCGACATGGTGATCAACCGGGGCGCCTTCCTCTCCGGCGACTATCTCAGGGTCCATGACGAGATCGTTGCGGTCAAGGAGGCCTGCGGGCCCGCCCACCTCAAGGTCATCCTCGAGACCGGCGAGCTCAGCACCTATGACAACGTGCGGAGGGCCTCGATGCTGGCGATGGCGGCCGGCGCCGACTTCATCAAGACGTCCACCGGCAAGGTTTCCCCCGCCGCCACCCTGCCCGTGACCCTGGTGATGCTCGAGGCCATCCGCGACTTCCACGCCGCCACCGGAACGCCCGTAGGGATGAAGCCGGCGGGCGGGATCAGCACCGCAAAGGTGGCCATCCGCTACCTCGTCCTGCTGTCGGAGACCCTGGGGTCCCACTGGCTGACCCCCGACCGGTTCCGCTTCGGGGCCTCCAGCCTGGTCAACGACCTGCTCATGCAGATCCGCTGGCTCCGTGACGGCCACTACCAGTCGTCCGACTACTTCACCAAGGACTGATCCGCCAGATGGACCCTTCCGAGCCATGACCCCGTCCGAGCCAATGAGCCCCCCCGAAGCGCCGAGCCCCGCCCGGAGCCCCGAGATCGTCCCGGCCGGCCTCGACTACGTGGCTTCCATCGAGTCCACCGATGTGGTGTCAGTCGACCCGAGCTACGATCTCTGGATCGCCGGAAACCCCGCCGAGCCCAAGACCAACCGCTACTTCCCCACCATCAACCCGGCCACCGAGGAGACCCTCAGCCGGGTCGCCGAGGGAGGCGCCGAGGACGTCGACCGAGCCGTCAGATCGGCCCGCAAGGCCTACGAGGGCGCCTGGGGCCGCATGCCTGGCGCTGAACGGGCCAAGTACCTCTACCGGATCGCCCGCATGCTCCAGGAACGGTCCCGGGAGTTCGCCGTGCTCGAGACGCTCGACGGGGGGAAGCCGATCCGCGAGTCCCGCGACATCGACCTGCCCCTCGCCGCCGCCCACTTCTTCTACTACGCGGGCTGGGCGGACAAGCTGGAGTACGCCTTCCCGGGCCTCGACACCGCCCCGGTGGGCGTGGTCGGCCAGGTCATCCCCTGGAACTTCCCGATGCTGATGATCGCCTGGAAGGTGGCGCCGGCCCTGGCCACCGGCAACACGGTGGTGCTCAAGCCGGCCGAGACCACCCCGCTGAGCGCCCTGGCCTTCGCCCGGCTCACCGCCGAGGCCGGCCTCCCCCCCGGCACCCTGAACATCGTCACCGGCGATGGAAGCACCGGCGCCGAGGTGGTGGGCCATCCCGATATCGACAAGGTGGCCTTCACCGGCTCCACCACCGTCGGCAAGCTGATCCAGCGCCGCCTGGCCGGCACCGGCAAGCGCCTGACGCTCGAGCTGGGGGGCAAGGCGCCCCACATCATCTTCGACGATGCGCCCGTCGACCAGGCCATCGAGGGGATCATCAACGGCATCTTCTTCAACCAGGGCCACGTGTGCTGCGCCGGCAGCCGCCTCCTGGTCCAGGAGTCCATCTTCGACGACCTCATGGACAAGCTGCGCCTCCGCCTCACCCACCTGCGGGTGGGCGACCCGCTCGACAAGAACACCGACGTGGGCGCGATCAACAGCCGGGCCCAACTCCAAAGGATCACCGACCTGGTGGACGTGGGCGTGGCCGAGGGCGCCGAGATGTACCAGCCGCCGTGTGTGCTGCCCGAACGGGGCTTCTGGTTCGCCCCCACCCTCTTCACCGGCGTCTCCCAGAGCCATCGCATCGCCCAGGAGGAGATCTTCGGCCCGGTGCTGTCGATCATGACCTTCCGCACCCCGGCCGAGGCGGTGGAGAAGGCCAACAACACGCCCTACGGCCTGTCCGCGGGTGTCTGGACCACCAAGGGCGCCCGCATCCTGTGGATGGCCGACCGGCTCGCCGCCGGGGTGGTGTGGGCCAACACCTACAACAAGTTCGACCCGGCCTCGCCCTTCGGCGGCTACCAGGAGTCCGGGTTCGGCCGGGAGGGCGGCCGCCACGGCCTGCTCCCGTACCTGGAGGGGCACTGAAGAATGTCCGGTCAGCCCGCTATCCGACCGAGAAACCCACGCCCGAAGACCATCGCACGCCGACCCGCCGCCGTCCCCGCCGGCACCCTCTCAGCGTCCCGTGCCGGAGTTTCACGGCCGATTGACGCCTCCCTTGCCTATTCCCGTCACCCGGACGCGAACGTGTCACACCCTCCCTATAGGTTGGTTCATGCCAAGCACCGCCACCGGCCGACAGCTGCGCAAGCTCCGATCGGCCCGGCCGGGACGGAGGGAACATACAGAAGGGGTTTCGTGGAGCGATCCGCCGCTTCACCCGGCATCAAGCCGGGCGTGGCCGCTCACGCCCCGGACCATGGTGGCGGCGGCGGGGGAGGGACCCGTTGGGGGACGCCCGCCCGGCCAGCGGCGTTTTTCGCGCTCTTCCAACGACTCCGCACCCAACGACTCCGCACCCAACCACTCAGCACCCTCCGACTCGGCACTCTCCCGGGAGGTGGGCCGTGAGCAGGCTGGCGGTCCGCAAGACCTACAAGCTGTACATCGACGGGGACTTCCCGCGCTCCGAGTCGGGACGGTCGTTCCCCGCTCTCGACCACAAGGGCGAGGTGGTCGCCCGGGTGGCCGCCGGCACCCGCAAGGACCTGCGGATGGCGGTCCGGGCCGCCCGGCGGGCCCAACCCGGCTGGGCCGCCCGCACCGGCTACAACCGGGGCCAGATCCTCTACCGGATCGCCGAGATGGTCGAAGACCGGGCCGAGGCGTTCGGAGCGGCCGTAAAACTCACCGGCGTCAGCGCCGCCAAAGCCCGCAAGGAGGTCACCCAGGCCGTAGACCGGCTGGTGTGGTACGCCGGATGGGCCGACAAGTTCGCCCAGGTGATGGGGAACCTCAATCCGGTGTCCGGACCGTTCTTCAACATCTCCACACCCGAGCCCACCGGCGTGGTGGGGATCATCGCCGTCGAGCCCTCCCCGCTGCTCGGCCTGGTGTCGCGGGTGGCGCCGGTCATCGTGTCCGGCAACACCTCGGTGGTGCTGGCCTCCGAGCGTTGGCCCACCCCCTCCATCACGCTGGCCGAGGCGCTGGCCACCGCCGATGTCCCCGGAGGGGTGGTCAACATCCTCACCGGCCCCAAGAAGGCCATGGTCCCGTACCTGGCCTCGCACCTGAACGTCAACGCCATCGACGCGTTCGGCGCCGAACCCGCCATGATGCACGACATCGAGCAGGAGGCGGCCGCCGGAGTGAAGCGGGTGGTGCGCCCGCCCGGCGGCGAGATCGACTGGGCCGGGGCGCAGAGCCCCTACGCCATTGCCGCCTTCACCGAGATCAAGACCGTCTGGCACCCCAAGGGCCTATAGCTGGTTGCTGGTTACTACAAGAGTGATAAAAATACTTATCACCCTGATCGGATAGCAGCCATGTGCTTCTCTAGATTAACCATTTGTTGATAAGTAGATATCTGCTATGCGCTCTTACTCGGTGGGACAATGCTTCTAGCATGGATAGGGAATGGAGTGGTAGATGGATCCGCAGCTAGTTGACTCTAGAGCCTCTCTTGGCGGCTCTGTCGTTCATACTGGGCTTCCTCTGGCGCGCGATGGCGAGGCTCACGCGGCGTCTTGACCAACAGGGGGAAGGCCTTGGCGGTGGTGAAGGCGGATGTGGCCGGGTTGAAGGAGGGTCAGGCTGGCTTGCAGAAGGATGTGGCCGACCTGAAAGCGAGTCAGGCTCGGATGGGCGACACCCTCCTCCGGACAGTCGGCGATCTCGGTGAGGTCAAGGGTGAGTTGAAGAGGATTCGCCCCAGGGAGAAGGTCGCGGCCGGCGGTTCGTAGCCCCGTGCCGCTCAGGGGGTACCCAGCTCGTCCTCTCCTCGTAGCTCCCGAGTCTTTCCAACCAGCAACTACCAACTAGCTAAGCGGCAGGGGGCTCGTAGGCACCCGTGCCGGTCGCCGGATTCTCAGCTCGTCCCTTCCTGTAATTCCCAGGGCTCTCCCGCCCGCCTATACATATATATATACACATCAGAACCGCTTCGCTACACGACCGCCGGCCACCGGTCCGCAACCGAACGGGTCTTGGCCGCCCGGCGACCCTCCGATCCGGCGGAATTCTTCCGAGAACGCGAAAAAAAGACTCTCGACTCGATAGGGCCGGAACCGGTCCGGCTTGGCCGGATGGTGGCGTTCCGCTGGCCCATGCGTGATCCTCGACCGCTGGCCCATGCGTGATCCTCGACGACGCCGAGATCGACCTGCTGGCCGAGCGCAACGCCAATGTGGCCCACTGCCTGTCCAACAACATGAAGCTGGCCAAATGCGTTACCCGGGTGCCGGACCTGTTGGCCGCCGGGGTCAACGTGTACCTGGAGGTGGACATGATGAGCGACATGCACACCGAGATGCGGCCCCGAGCTGCCCTTGTAGTCGCTGCATTTGGCAACCCAAGCGTGTTCACATCCCGGGATCTGCTCCCGAATGGCGACCTGGAGCCTCCGCTGGCCCCGAGCCCGCCTACAGCCCCGCCGACTTGGCCCTGATGGAGGCCCGCTCGGTGCTCCGGGCCCCGCTGGTCGATGCCCGGCACGCGGTAGTCCAGCACACCCAGGTGCCCATGGTACGCCATGTTCTGGTGGACGCCGCCTGGCTCGACCGCCTGGGCCTGCCCGGAGGCCCTGCTGACGGACTCGGACAGACCGGGCGATTCCACGCGCGGCGTCTCCCGCGCGCTACGTCGTCGGCCATGGCGAACGGTTGCCGTGCGCCGCTGGTGCTGTTACGGTGACATGATGTGAACGACGGGTGTCGGAGGGTTCCGCTCCTGTTGGTCAACACAGCGTTACACATCTGGAATGGATGGCCATGAATGAACGTGCTGCTCAGTGTGCCGTGCTACACTCTGTGTTCGGCATGGGCCCTGTCACCGTGGTAAGGTTCTCCATACGTTCCGGGTCAGCGATCCAGAGGGGAGTGGCCGGTGGTTGACGCAGGTAGCGTTATCCGGGAGCATCCGCGAGGGTTTTGCATGTGCGAGTTGTGCGGTCCCGGAAGGGCAGAACTTCGCCAAGGTGGAAACGAAAGGAGGGGCCAATGCCCCGTTTGAGAGGGCATGCGCCCCCGTTACAAGCAAAGGAGGGGCCGATGCCCCAGCTAGTGAACAAGCGGCGCTCGCGTTTGGCAGTGCTTGTCGTGAGTGCCTTGGTCGCTTCGATGCTCGCTGTCACCGGGGTTTCCCCGGCGGCCGCGGCTGAGCAGAACGCCGATGCTCAGGCTACGTGGACGGCGTGCCTTGGCCCGGCGAAGGCGGGTCACGGTTTCGATGACGTGGACATGGGCGGCGTCCATTACGACAACATCAACTGCCTCGCCTACTACGGGATCAGCACCGGCAAGACCGGCAACACTTACGATCCCCGGAGCAGTGTGACCCGTTCGCAGATGGCGCTGTTCTTGACCCGCATGGCGACGGTGGCTGGTGTCGATCTAGGCGACGCCATGGACGCCGGTTTCAGCGACTTGGGCGTCACCGGCGCGGACCGGGTGGATGCCATCAACCGCTTGGCGGCCGCGGGCATCATGGAGGGGCGTACAGCCACGACCTTTGATCCTGGGGGCATCGTCACCAGAGCCGACATGGCCCAGCACCTGTTCGCGTTCACCGATCTGGCGCTGGCCTCGGTCCACATCGACAATCTGCCCGTAACGGTTGACGGTGACGGGACCGGCATCGAGTTGAACGTCGTCGACGGCGACGGCACCCCAGTCGACGACTGGTTCGGTGACGCGCGTAGGACGATGCCCGCCCATGTCGACGAGATCATCGGTGCGGTCTATGAGCTCGGCATTACTACCGGCACCAACGACATGGTCGGCGAGAACGGCACCTTCGAGCCCAACAGGCCGGTGACCCGCGCAGAGATGGCGAGCTTCATCATGCGCACCCTGGGTCACACCAACCTGCGGCCCGCCGGGGTCACCGCGCAGCAGACCCTCACCTCGACCCAGGTATCGGTGCGCGACGCCGACTACAGCCCCATCGCCGATGCCGCCGTCGAGCTGTTCACCACGAACTACGCCGACGATGTCTTCGACGCCAGGAGAGAGTGCATCGACCGCTACGTGTCGAACTCGGGCTTCGGCTTCGAGACGGGCTGGGAGGCCTGCCAGATCGACCAAGGCGAGCAGCGCACCGGCGACGACGGCAACCACGTGTTCACCGAGATCGGCTCTGCCGGCAGGCCGGCCAAGGTCTGCGAGTACACGCTGACGGCGAGTGGGCTCGACGATCCCGACTCCAAGTACGGCATTTGGGCGTGGACAGGCGATTACGGCGACACCGTCGGGCGTGACACCACCCTCACCGTGCCCGAGTCCGCCAACGCCCAGTCGGGCCTGCGCACACCGGCGAGCGCCCTCCTCAGCGGCGGGACGAGCTACGACCTGAAGATGGGCACCGACACGCTGAGCTACACGATCCAGCTCCTGGATAGCGCTGGCAACCCCGTAGGCCCCGAGCCTGACGTGAACCGCACCTTCAGCGTCACGACCTACGTGGTTGACGTAGACCGTTCGTCGGCTGTAACCGTGGATCTAGGTACGGGCACGCTGTCGCCAACCTCACGCAAGGCAACGGAGACGATGACGCCTGACCGCAACGGGCGGATCTCGGTCCGCATCCCGCATCCCGATACCAGCGGTGCTGCCGATGGCTCTGATGTGCTTGTGGCTATCACCGTGGCGCTCGGAGGTCGCGCCGAGGAAGGGCTGGAGATCACGGACGCGGCACATCCGCGGGGAACCACCAGCAACGAAGTGGCCGCCAACGTACCGGAGGACGGAGCAGTGACCGTGAATATCGACGGCGCCGCCCCGACTGTCGCTTTGGTGGCAGCGGTGTTCTCTGACGATGACAGGGAACCGTCCAGCTACACGATCTCGACGCGGGACTGGGGCCGCTTCAGCAGCACCGGCAACCGCAACGAGGTTACGCTCACCCTGTTTGACCAGTACGGCGATACGTACCGCGGGACGTCTGCGACCAGCTATCGGTTCGGACTCACGCCTTCCGGTGGTACCGCAGATAGTGATCCCAACGATGCTGACGATGGGGACACGGTGTACGCGAGTGTGGCCAGCAACGGCCGAGCCCGGATCGTCTACACGAGCCCGGCCAGCGTCAGGTCAGAAGTACAAACCGATACGGCGATTGTTATTCAGTCGACCACCGGTGGCACTCACACTCTCGTCAATCTCACTGCCGCAGAGTTCTCGGTCTATTGGGCCGAGCCCGGCTCAGCCGCAAATGGCACCACAGCGGCGGTGCGTGTGGCCGATCCGTCGGCTCGCATCATCGTTGTCGAGGGCGGCACGGACGACCCCGAGTACTACGTCTTCGGCACCGACGACAACTTCATCGTCGGTACCACCTCCGTCAGCTTCGCCCAGTTCATGGAGGTGCTGGCGGCGGGGAACGACCCGACGATTACGGAGATCACCTTTGGCGGTACGCCTACGCTGACGTGGACCGGCTATGACGCGGCCCGGCCGAGGGACAGGGCCACATGGACGCTCGCGGGGGTCTGTGGCAGCTAGTGCATAACAGCGGCGGCTAGGCCGTCGAAGAAACTACTAACCCCGAGGAGGCCCTCGCACATTTGGCGGGGGCCTCCTCGCGTCTACGCAGCGGCCGTCGGACCGGTGCCGCATGGCGTACAGATGTGGGAGACTACGTACACAACCCACGAACGGAAGAGACCATGGACCACTTGCCTGACTCGTTCGTCAACCGCACCTACCGGCTGAATCCTCAGTAGAGGGGTTGTGGCTTGGCTGTGGGGCACACCCATCGCTGGCGACCGGCCCGCCGGGCCGCGAGGCGGGTTGTGGCCGCCACTGTCGCGGCTGCGGTTGTGGCTGGTGGTTTGGCGGCAACGGCGTCGGCTCAGGACCGCTACACCGACGTCGGCGGGACTTCCGTGCACGGCAGCAACATCGAGGCGCTCGACATATTGGGCGTGTTCGACGGCACCCAGTGTGGGGCGCGCAAGTTCTGTCCCGGCGAGCTGGCCAGGCGCTGGGAGGTCGCGGTGTGGATCGTGCGGGTCATCGACGGCCAGGACCCGTCCCCGGTCAAGGAGTCGAGGTTCGCGGATGTGGACGACGACGAGTGGTGGATGCCCTACGTTGAGCGGCTGTACGACCTGGGGATCACCACAGGCTGTGAGAAGGACCCGCTGCGCTACTGCCCCGACGACTCGGTCAGCCGGGCCCAGATGGCGTCGTTCCTGGTGCGGGCCTTCAGGCTCCAGCGGGCATCGTCGGCCAATTTTGCCGACACCCGAGGCAACCGTCATGAGGAGAACATCGACGCCGTGTTCGCGGCCGGCATCACCGTCGGGTGCAAGCAGCGCCCCGCTCGCTTCTGTCCTGACAAGTCGACGACCCGGGCCCACATGGCCACCTTCTTGAACCGCGGACTGACCAATGCGGGCCGAACGATCATCGGAGGCGGCCGACCCACCGACGGAACGAACACCGGTGGAACGACAGGTCCGGGCACGATCACCAACAGCCAGGGGCCACGCAGCGGTGACACCCAGATCGCGGCCATCCGGGGCCGCACCTGCGCGATCCGTTCTGACGAGACGGTAACATGCTGGGGAGGCGAC
This window harbors:
- a CDS encoding DNA recombination protein RmuC, giving the protein MDIITVILGLVLAGALGAGVGLALARRRGRGPELAVDPNALVEQVVRVTGQAFQTHLETGRAEIRTGHAEIARERDVFDTKWEPLVARVNEELSGIRGLVAELQKDRAAQHEGLTESLRNAADQQSRLLDSTQRLNDILGNSQARGQWGERMADDILRSAGLIEGVNYRKQLTTSAGTRPDFSFDLPDGRLLHMDVKFPLEAYVRYLEAGTPDEEEAAVKDFGRAVWRHILETSRRDAYRESISTVGFVLMFVPNERVYAFIHEHHAQLLDQALSVRVVVCSPFTLFGMVSLVRQAMDTIALERSSQEILDHLTVFAEEWGRYVAKVELAERHLGRLNSAFGELTTTRQRKLERTLDRIEDLKTRTPKPALTGAPDSDGLAHPAAAPEELAESG
- the deoC gene encoding deoxyribose-phosphate aldolase; this encodes MSAPATTAPASPLLGPSVSPRTIDSFLRAVPSVDEVGVAERAGALSTRSVKRESKLAALDLAIRMCDLTTLEGRDTPGKVIQLASKAIRPDPTDPSIPPVAALCVYPNMVPHAVKALAGSGSGVAVASVATYFPSGQAPLEVKTGETAWAVAAGATEIDMVINRGAFLSGDYLRVHDEIVAVKEACGPAHLKVILETGELSTYDNVRRASMLAMAAGADFIKTSTGKVSPAATLPVTLVMLEAIRDFHAATGTPVGMKPAGGISTAKVAIRYLVLLSETLGSHWLTPDRFRFGASSLVNDLLMQIRWLRDGHYQSSDYFTKD
- a CDS encoding aldehyde dehydrogenase family protein — encoded protein: MSPPEAPSPARSPEIVPAGLDYVASIESTDVVSVDPSYDLWIAGNPAEPKTNRYFPTINPATEETLSRVAEGGAEDVDRAVRSARKAYEGAWGRMPGAERAKYLYRIARMLQERSREFAVLETLDGGKPIRESRDIDLPLAAAHFFYYAGWADKLEYAFPGLDTAPVGVVGQVIPWNFPMLMIAWKVAPALATGNTVVLKPAETTPLSALAFARLTAEAGLPPGTLNIVTGDGSTGAEVVGHPDIDKVAFTGSTTVGKLIQRRLAGTGKRLTLELGGKAPHIIFDDAPVDQAIEGIINGIFFNQGHVCCAGSRLLVQESIFDDLMDKLRLRLTHLRVGDPLDKNTDVGAINSRAQLQRITDLVDVGVAEGAEMYQPPCVLPERGFWFAPTLFTGVSQSHRIAQEEIFGPVLSIMTFRTPAEAVEKANNTPYGLSAGVWTTKGARILWMADRLAAGVVWANTYNKFDPASPFGGYQESGFGREGGRHGLLPYLEGH
- a CDS encoding aldehyde dehydrogenase family protein → MSRLAVRKTYKLYIDGDFPRSESGRSFPALDHKGEVVARVAAGTRKDLRMAVRAARRAQPGWAARTGYNRGQILYRIAEMVEDRAEAFGAAVKLTGVSAAKARKEVTQAVDRLVWYAGWADKFAQVMGNLNPVSGPFFNISTPEPTGVVGIIAVEPSPLLGLVSRVAPVIVSGNTSVVLASERWPTPSITLAEALATADVPGGVVNILTGPKKAMVPYLASHLNVNAIDAFGAEPAMMHDIEQEAAAGVKRVVRPPGGEIDWAGAQSPYAIAAFTEIKTVWHPKGL
- a CDS encoding amidohydrolase family protein, giving the protein MILDDAEIDLLAERNANVAHCLSNNMKLAKCVTRVPDLLAAGVNVYLEVDMMSDMHTEMRPRAALVVAAFGNPSVFTSRDLLPNGDLEPPLAPSPPTAPPTWP
- a CDS encoding S-layer homology domain-containing protein, encoding MPQLVNKRRSRLAVLVVSALVASMLAVTGVSPAAAAEQNADAQATWTACLGPAKAGHGFDDVDMGGVHYDNINCLAYYGISTGKTGNTYDPRSSVTRSQMALFLTRMATVAGVDLGDAMDAGFSDLGVTGADRVDAINRLAAAGIMEGRTATTFDPGGIVTRADMAQHLFAFTDLALASVHIDNLPVTVDGDGTGIELNVVDGDGTPVDDWFGDARRTMPAHVDEIIGAVYELGITTGTNDMVGENGTFEPNRPVTRAEMASFIMRTLGHTNLRPAGVTAQQTLTSTQVSVRDADYSPIADAAVELFTTNYADDVFDARRECIDRYVSNSGFGFETGWEACQIDQGEQRTGDDGNHVFTEIGSAGRPAKVCEYTLTASGLDDPDSKYGIWAWTGDYGDTVGRDTTLTVPESANAQSGLRTPASALLSGGTSYDLKMGTDTLSYTIQLLDSAGNPVGPEPDVNRTFSVTTYVVDVDRSSAVTVDLGTGTLSPTSRKATETMTPDRNGRISVRIPHPDTSGAADGSDVLVAITVALGGRAEEGLEITDAAHPRGTTSNEVAANVPEDGAVTVNIDGAAPTVALVAAVFSDDDREPSSYTISTRDWGRFSSTGNRNEVTLTLFDQYGDTYRGTSATSYRFGLTPSGGTADSDPNDADDGDTVYASVASNGRARIVYTSPASVRSEVQTDTAIVIQSTTGGTHTLVNLTAAEFSVYWAEPGSAANGTTAAVRVADPSARIIVVEGGTDDPEYYVFGTDDNFIVGTTSVSFAQFMEVLAAGNDPTITEITFGGTPTLTWTGYDAARPRDRATWTLAGVCGS